The genomic stretch tccagcaacttgtacttatcatccttcggagagtactgttcatgttcataatcttcatcgtcgtcctcagaattgacgagattaggattctcatcttccgaatcattctcggtctcttcttctgaatccttcggaattctaatcttgactcctgtaacctgtcccttaagccttctccccgggttgatgtaacccacaggtttctggtccttcttcttctccatcaaaagagctttcagttcttcctgccccttagataagctcagcatcatttcctggaattgagcattctgggcctggagatctttgacagtttgttcgagagccattgttcaatctgtttgaatctgctggaatctgttggaatctgtttgataggaaaatcgtgagaacactgatcctttagaatacctgttatgcgatgcaatgcaatgtatgaaatgttttcaaggactttcgggatttaactttgcataaactaacaaaaagagcttttttttttcttttctcttttgtttttgcttttgttttttgttttttttagcagagttaaatccctaaatccttgaaatggttagtacaatgccatgatgttatgatgttatgatgttatgttgttagataaataacaagcacaagcaagtcacacaacaatcattcctaggttttaaggcttgcgtgagttccataggtaaataccctccccactgaagtttggttggttcaacctgtcttagaatagtaaccgggttctagaaggatctcaaatcattgacctttccttaagtccacttcagtgcaacaccaagtggttgaccgaagcttccctaaagtccaatctcaaagagtgtagtatcgagtctcaaccaactccagtcggaaccgaagccagttatctcactactttctaatggccaggatgagtcaattagggttctaaaggtctggttaatgcttttatgacaccacgcgaatgccaaatatttcctcaactaacatgaggaacatcaggacatccaaagtgccacattaaccgtagccatcattttgaccattccagtatacgccggacagtcgcgatgatctcttgctacttacctaaggtacactagatccgggtgtaggatctttcactcaagcataacatacccaagcaatcccttaaaaataaatcagacaaattgaataagtgatcttgtttttaaggtaacctctctttttaaatatttaggctccccagtggagtcgccagttctgtcatacggtgaactggacttttttgtggttttaatcgcaatgtcgcggttagcaagagtcgccaccgacttttcttttatccaataaggaaaggtggaaaagaacaggaaagaccttaatttagattttgggttcgggaggtacattatacaaagggaaggtgttagcaccctttgtatccatggttatccatgggctcttaattgctcgatcacttatattatttttgtctgaaaaaaagtgtttgtgaattgtttggaaaattgtttttggaaagagaatttaactttgtaatgattcttgtatgaatatatacaaagtagttatctcgtttagttttggaaattgtttagaaaaatataactcggtaatgattctagtatgaatatataccaagtggtgattttctaaggatattttgaaaggtgtgaggtgtgaaaattgtttttagattgtgagccaacaattaagagttataccgacccaaggtctttatgagcatttcctatccttatgagggtaaaactgtccttattattgagaaataagtagttttatcctttggatgtttaagggtcatcgtagggtcatcgataggtcattgaaggcaacagttacgaggatatcttagcattcgaagggactatcatcttttaaccgtaggcaacatcggagggtcatcgagggacaaagttatatattcgaaggcaacatccgagggactataatttattttatgatgatttaaccgaagggtctttgctaagggtatccccacgttcgcgggacatgaccgtaatatcgtaatcgtaaggcaacaaagagaggtccaagatcacttattcaaaggcaaagttttacaattaattatataattaggatgaaactccacattaaaattattaaaaataatatattaaaaaattaatacattagaaattaatacattaaaaattaatttagggtgaaactccacaagggtatcccacaaataaagtggaatacctagccaataaccttttcctgggatatgtgaacctttacgaaactcaaaaaaaagaaacatgtcagaacaccaaatcagggtgcaatcgaagattacatcggagaaatatcacaacaataaataggataggatgaataatgcatggctatgataaaacataaaaaaaacagaatagaaaagtcagctactgtctcgttcgcctctgcctcgcctagcgaaggccaggcgaatactcgccccaggctcgcctagcgaggtgctagcgagcggccacagattttgaatttgaaaacagccccacgttaggaactttgaattttatggcattttatcacaggaataacatgatcaaacattcagggtattcaggcatatttaaattcccatacgaaagcaaattatatatcaacatttagtcatgatgcattatatatgtagatatggccaattgaaagtataaacaatagagatacgcaaacctgtttgccaattcaaggttgaagggattgaccacttgtagtatcggaataagttaggcagcgggaattggacggcgatggcttcggtgcagatgggctgccttcagggtttctttactctgaattctccgggtaggcagggttcctatgccaaaacttctattcgttcttctctgttctcctcctctttttttttccagtgaatctcccagtgtcactccaagtgtaactcccctactgaaacttcagtatttatagactaatttcgtgggtaatgggcttggaatgagggagacccaagtccaaaataatttgttatattttatttatttatttattttaattatttaattaattaattaattaattaatcaattaattaattaattaatcaattaattaattaattaattaaaaaaaaattctctttttttttttttttttttttttgggctcaaaatgaagcccgaaatttttgttgtctgtcagcttcgctaggcgagcgcgtagcgaacaggccagtttgggccattttctggattgggccatccgtgagttgggcctttgtttcttcaagatcagtgttatatatgagtcggaatgccttgcaaaatgtcttgaaatattaatgggcaaattttggggtatgacaatcaGAAATACTTTAACAAAGTAAAGGTTTTGACATCTTCATTGACTGGTCGTGAGTTTGTTGCTGAAGTATTAAATGGATCTGGAACAAGTTGTTTTGATTTATTTCGAATGAAGAAAGGATGTTTTATTAATTTCTGTAATGAATTGAGGAGAAGAATTGCTTATATGACTCAAGAGATGTGCTTGTTGAAGAGAAGGTTGCTACATTTTTATTCATAATTGGTCATAATGTTCATCATAGAGTTGCTTCAATCCGCTTTCAACATTCCACTGAAACAATATCACGCAATTTTAAGGAGGTATTAAGGGCAGTTTGTCGATTTGGAAAGGAACTAATAAAGCAAGAGTCCAAAGAGTTGCCCGAAAGAAttaaaaataattcaaaataCTATCATTGGTTTAAGGTATGCATATAATTCATATTCTTCTATTGTAGTTGTATATTTATTTCAACATAATTTGATTATGGTTTACTTATTCATATTATTTGGATTATGTCTTAAAGAACTGCATAGGTGCGATTGATGGTACACATATTAGTGCATCGGTTCCTGCAAAAAAACAAATTTTATGTAGGGATAGAAAGGCAACAATCACACAGAATGTCAtgtgtgcttgtgattttaaCATGATGTTACGTATGTATATTCGGGATGGGAAGGAAGTGCACATGATTCAAAGATTCTTTTGGATGCAATTACAAATCAAAATGCTGAATTTCCTTGGCCACCTAGAGGTAAGTCATGGTATCAATATAAAATTATGTTCAATGCATTTAACAAAGTTGAACTAACATATATTTTATTTGATGAAGGTTCCTTTTATCTCGTTGATTCTGGGTATCCATGTATTGGAGGTTTTCTTTCCCCTTATAGGGGTGAAAGGTATCATGCACAAGAATATAGAGGTCAAGGTAGACAACCCAGAAGTCAGGAAGATTTATTTAACTATAGATACTCGTCTCTAAGGATGACAATTGAACGTTGTTTTGGGGTGCTGAAAAATAGATTTCCTATTTTAAAGTTGATGCCTCCTTATAAACCTTCTAGACAATGACTCATAGTTATTGCGTGTTGTGTTATTCACAATTACATATGCAAGTGGAATTTACCTAAAGAGTTGTTTTGGATATGGGAAGAAATGGATCATATCGAACTTGAGGGGATATAAGAAGGTCATATCATAGAAGGAACAAGTTCCAATGTTGACAACTTAACAAGGTTAATGAAGGTGCAGTTGAAATGGCAATGAAGAGAAATCATATTAGAGTTGAGATGTGGGTACACCGTAGCAATTAAGTGAACTAATTATCTATGTTAGATTTTCATACAAGCAACTTTAAATTTTAGTGGTTATTTCTAAATACTTATTTTAGTTTGATTTCATATGTATGCTTCAGATATTGATATACGCTATAAAACTTTGATAACAAAATATTTTGTGTGAACAAGTTATTAACTTGACTCTAAAAAGGAATTAAATCATATATTTAATCATAAGAAGTTTCTATCTCGATTTTATTTAGTAATAAAATTTACACTTGTATATTTAAATATGAGTCattaaaaatttaattattatttattaaaaatatttttcattttatattagttaaaaaaataatttttaaaaattgaattatcattttttattttctcatttttaaaactgtttttaaaaataatttaccaaacaaatatttctactttctcatttttaaatcagttttgaaaagtcatgttaccaaataaattttttaatagTTCTCTTCTTAAAACActtttctaaaacaattttataaaatatattttaaaaagtGAAAAGCAAAACTGATTCAAATGAGCCCTAAGTCTTCCGGTTCACAAACAACATACTGGAACTCTTTGTACAAAACTTCCAGTTCGCTCCAGATTTGAGACGTTGAACCGAAACTCTTTCAAAAAGACTTCTGGTTTTCAGACTGTTTATTGAAAGTCTTCTTAAAAGACTTCCGATTTTGAAAACTGTTTACCGGAACTCTTCGTAAAAGACTTTCGGTTTTCATTCAATTAACCGAAAGTCTTATGAAAAGTGTTCTGGAAGTCAAACTCAATTTTCATCACACTGGAACTCTTTTTAGAAGTGTTCTGGTGCATTTTTTATTTAgaattttatttgtttataatGGTTCAAAGATTAGGTGCCAACGGTGGATTCTAGACCGTAGTTTAGGACATGGACACATCTACATCTGCAGCAGAGCCAACTGGCTACCTAGAAGGACTgtacgatacgtctcttttggtaaagtgcgagcatcatgttgctcgacattTATGGTTTAGTGAGGTAAACAAACGACATATATTTGAAATTgaataatatttgaatattttatattgtgttttataatatatgttttaattgttttcagGAGAGAGGTTCgaagaaagagttgaaggttgctGGACACAGACTTAAGCTGACATCGAGGGTTCCACTAGCTCTTCCACAACAAATGGAGAGTTGGCTTTTTAGGTCTGGGTTATCTTCACTTCAAAGAACTGTTTTGACAAAGATAGACACAAACCTAATATCCGCATTTATGGAGAtatggcatctagagacatcttcatttcacatgtcATTTGGTGAGATTAGCATTACTTTGGATGACGTCTCTTGTGTgcttcacttgcccatcaggggTGTGTTCTTCAGCCCTCAAGATGTCACTGAAGAGGTTATTGTTGAACTTGTTGTTGGCTACTTAGGAGTGTCACAGAGTGAGTCACGGGCACATGTTTGTTGTTGTAGGGGTTCTTATTATAAATTGGAGAggttatacgatttattcgtacATCACAGAGATCCTTCCAACTGGGCATATGCGACTATAGAATATTTGTTGGTGTTGGTGGGTTCCATAATTTTTGCCGACAAGACCTTTACGCTTGTCGAGGCACGATATCTCTTATTGTTTACGGACTTAGACAGGTGTTTGGGATACAGTTGGGGAACAGCTGCATTGGTTactgatcggaaaaatagcaagtgtactatttttaccgatgtagtaataaggagttttatttccaagtatcgatctcaaggattgcgtaggaaatacttattttaatttgattctatcagaacaaaaagataatggttaggttgttttggaatttatgatagtaaacacaaaaatagtaaaaataattgattaagataaaagatgctagggtgagtggttgagttaaccggttatgaattcagtcacGATTTCCTTgatacatatgaaacattcaatccCCTAACCTaagaatgttcttacttaagtccttaaggaagaaactattaaactaccaattcttactcaaatgtccattcaattaatcattggttttaatcatacaaaatatcaaggtttacggtgatttacgaaagttactagtcctagatgatgcattcataaacccaattgtgtgaaaatcctaccaatcacagtcctgttattggaagtcatagatcaatttgtatttgt from Lathyrus oleraceus cultivar Zhongwan6 chromosome 7, CAAS_Psat_ZW6_1.0, whole genome shotgun sequence encodes the following:
- the LOC127103403 gene encoding protein MAIN-LIKE 1-like gives rise to the protein MDTSTSAAEPTGYLEGLYDTSLLVKCEHHVARHLWFSEERGSKKELKVAGHRLKLTSRVPLALPQQMESWLFRSGLSSLQRTVLTKIDTNLISAFMEIWHLETSSFHMSFGEISITLDDVSCVLHLPIRGVFFSPQDVTEEVIVELVVGYLGVSQSESRAHRSFQLGICDYRIFVGVGGFHNFCRQDLYACRGTISLIVYGLRQVFGIQLGNSCIGY